In Leptolyngbya sp. NIES-2104, the genomic window GCACCGAGAGAAACGGCACGATCGCGCATGAAGCCATCTAAGACTTCGCGGCGGCACATTCCGATATATTCGTCGTCTTTTAAGGTGCTGCCGATACTGACTTCGACATTCGAGGGGGAAATCATTTTCATCTTTCGCACTTTGCGATCGATGATGTTTTCAGGCAAGTCAAATTCAGCCACCATACAGAGGGGAATTGCCCCGCCACAGGGTTTTACGTTGTCTAACTTGCGTTCAATAAGATAGGTTTCAATACCCGCTTTTGCTAATGTCTCTGCTGCGGATGAACCAGCAGGACCGCCACCTACAACTGCAACCCGGAGTGTCAAAGGTTTTCTCCCAATTTCTTAAAAGCTACGAAAGTCATCGTACCACGCGGCTTTTGCCCTTCTGTTACGCATGTCGGCAACTTGAAACAGAGCTTAACAATTGAATTCATGGATTCAGTCGTTGTAAGAGATCTTCGGTCGAAAAGATAGGTACAGGTGAACTGTTAAAGTCTTGTCGATCGCGAGTCAAAATTCCGTCCAAGTCTTGCGCGATTGCACAAGCGATTTGCACCGCGTCTTCAAAATCGGTCAAACCGGATGCGAATGCTGCCTCTAAAATCGCTCGATCAACTAGGCAAATCACAGTTACTCTCAAAGTGACTGAAACAGCGCGTCGAGCCTGTTCAATATCGCGAGTTTGTCTTCGAGCAATGTAGAAAATATTCGTGAGTGTGGTTGCAGTCACGTAACCAACGATTTGCCTTGCTCTGATTGCCTCAAAAATTTGATTCGCATTCTGAAAAAATGGTTCCCTTTGCAGCAGAAAGTCAAGAACGACATTGGTATCCAACAGAATTCTCACTGAAGATATTTCTCCGCCAGCGCATCTTCTAGCATGGTTTCTACCTCTTCATCGCTTGGAGCAGGTTTATTTGTCGCTAATAAACCTCGCATTTCATTAATTGCGGCAGAGCGTTCTGCTGGGTCAATCGGCTTCTCTTGTTGGAGAGAGGTAATGATTGCACTCATTAATGCAAGCCGATCTTCAGCAGGCAACTCTAAGACCTGTTTTTTTAATCCTCTTGGTAACATAAGCAGTCTGAAGATGAGATTTCCTTTAGTATGACTTATTCGCCTGAAAAATATTTCTGAGGGCATTTGATCAAAAAGGTTGAGTTTTCTGCTGCGCCGCAAGTGTGTTGCGTTCCCAAAATACACCGTCTGACCAGCCTTGAATCTTTCGATCTACCTCAGCAAGTTCTAACCGCCGCTCCGTTAATAAACAATACTCTTCGTTCAAATCAATTCCTAAATAATGTCGATCGAGCTTTTTCGCCACGACCGAAGTGGTTCCACTCCCTACAAACGGATCGAGGACAAAATCGCCTGGATTCGAGCTTGCCAAAATGAGTTTCGCAATCAGTTTTTCGCTCTTCTGGGTGGGGTGTTCCGTATTCTCAGGCATCGACCAGAACGGAATCGTGATATCCGTCCAAAAATTCGAGGGGTGTGTATCGCGGAAATTGCCCTGGTCAGTCGCTTCCCAATCTTTCGGGAATTGGTCGATCGTGCGATAGGGAGCCAGCACCCGTCGCCGCAATTTCACTGCATCTAAGTTAAAGGTGTACTCGTTAGAGACGGTACAGAACCAAATATCCTCGCTCGAATTCTTCCAGTTCGCTTTGGCTCCTCGTCCTTTTTCACGCTCCCAGGTAATGCGATTTCGCACAATAAAGTGGTTAGAAGCGACTGCAAAAATCGAGGCAGAAGAGAGCCAATCGCCACAGATATAAATCGAGGCAGTCGGTTTTAGAAGCGGTTTGAAGGCTGCGATCGCGGTTTCCAACCACTCCGAATAGGCTTCAACCGACCGCCGTTCAAACTTCAGACCATTGAAATTTTTCGATAGGTTGTAGGGCGGATCGAGAATTAAAAGATCCACAAATCTATCGGGAAGCAGAGAGGCAATCGACAAACTATCGGCTTGAATAGTCCCGGTCGGTGAATACGAAATGACTCTGCTTAAGGAAATTAGTTTCGGTCTTAAGCGCTGTCGATCGAGTTCCGTCAATTCCAAACTGCGATTTCGAGGAGCTTTACCTTTCTTGATGTTCGTCATGAAAAACTGCCCTAGTTCACATTAAACTTCGTGGTTTTACGGTTGCTTTTTGTCATAGTTTGCGGCGCTCTGTCTAAAACTGTGAACAAATCGTGAAAATATTATTAGCTTTTAGAGGAATTTTCGGAAAACACAATGAAGATTAATCGGTAAGGTGATAGGTGAGCAGATTTTTGAGGGCATTCTTTACCTCAGGAAATCTCTTCATAACTCAGATTTGTAAAGACAGTTCCTCATTACTCAAAGGATTGACTTGTCACCATGTCTAAAATCAAAAAAATCCGCCATCTCACTTACGTACAAACACGCAGTAAATTTCTCGAACCTATGAAAATGTGGTAAAACCACCGTGAAAACACTGGAGTTGCCCTACCAAATCAACTAAGATGTTGCGAGGAGGTCAACAGCTTAATGCTTTATCTTCATAGGTTGCTGCACATGAGTACGTTCTTTCGGATGGCACTGACGGCAACTTTAGCTTTAGGTGCGTCTTTCTCGTTAATCGGATCAGAGAGTGTTCGAGCAGAAATCAGCAAAATGGCTGATGCGTCTACCGTTCCGCAAGTCGAAGGTTCGACAAGTTCCGTTTTTCGTTCCGCTGCTGAATCTGTCGTTGAACAGCGCGTTAGCACATTTGACCCCGAACCCAATGACCCACCTAAGCGCACTGGGGGTTCTGGTACACGATAGCTTCAAGCTTTTCAATTTTGCGAAGTCAAGAATCCGTAGTTCAGAACCCTGGGCTACGGATTCTTTTATGCCATTCTGAGAAAAGATGCCGTTCGCCGAGAAATCGTTTATGAGTCAACCGTATCCAGAAATCGACATCGCAGCTTTTATCGATCACTCTTTATTAACCCCGATCGCAACTCCCGTCCAAGTCGAACAATGGTGTGAAGAAGCCGATCGCTATCGATTCGCGTCTGTTTGTGTTCTCCCTATCCACGTCAAACAAGCCGTAAATTTACTGCACAACAAACAGCCGAAGGTTTCGACGGTGATTGGATTTCCATTAGGAGCGAATACGTCGATCGTCAAACGGTACGAAGCTGAAGAAGCTGTTGAAAATGGCGCAACCGAACTCGATATCGTCATCAATTTAAGCTGGCTGAAAACAGGTAATTTAGACGCGCTTCATCGAGAGATCGCTGAGATTCGGGAATCTACAGGCTGCCCGATCAAAGCGATTTTAGAAATGGCACTTTTAACCGAGGAGGAAAAAAGAATTGCGGCTCAAGTCTGTATGGAGGCGGGTGCGGCTTTCCTCAAAACCAGCACAGGCTGGAATAAAGGCGCAACCGTGGCGGATGTCCGTCTTTTGAAAGAGATTGCGCGAGATCGGGTGGGAATTAAGGCTTCTGGGGGAATCCGTACCGCACAACAAGCCCTAGATTTAATCGTGGCAGGAGCGACCCGACTCGGAACCTCTAGAGGTGTCGAGTTATTGCGTCAGCGCGATACCCTAGAAGAGACCCCCTCAAACGAATCCGCATGAGTCGAACTTACAAAGCGATCGGGATTAACCTTAAAGCGATGCCCTTGGGAGAGGCAGATCGAATCGTCACCATTTTGACGAAGGAATTCGGATTGCTGAGAGCGGTTGCAATGGGGGCAAGAAAACAAAATTCTAAACTCGGTGGGCGCAGCGGTCTGTTTGTCGTGAACGAATTACTCATGGCAAAAGGTCGATCGCTTGACAAAATCACCCAAGCCGAAACGCTCGAATCCTACCCAGGACTGGCACGAAACCTGAAAAAATTAACCGCAGGGCAATATTTAGCCGAACTCACCCTTCAGCAGGCTCTTAGCGAACAGCCGCAAGAAGAACTGTTCTATCTATTAAATGAGCATCTCGGACGGATTGAGCAATGTGACGATGCCGAAGTGCTGCCTCGATTAATTCATGCCGTTTATCAGCTTTTGGTTGTTGCGGGAATTGCGCCTCAAGTGCATCAATGTAGTGTCACTGGAGCCGTGATTCAACCGGATTTCGAGAACCCGGATGTGCAAGCAGGATTTAGTAGCGCGATCGGGGGAGTCGTGAAACTTGAAGAACTCGATCGTATGGTTGAAGAACAGAGTCCTGCTTACCGAGTCCAGTCACCTGTGGGAGAATATCGAGTAGCGAATGTTCAAACCGTCCGCAAATCTCGTCCCGCTCTTAACGTGCCGCTTCATGCCCCAGAACTGGCAGCCCTTCAGCATCTCCCCCAAGCTGAACCCCCTACGCCCGACCAGCACCCGATCTCGGTCTGGCTCACTCTCGAAAAGTTGCTTCGCCAGTACGCGCAGTATCACTTCGATCAACCGATTCGATCTGCTGCCCTGATTGAAAGCTGTTTTGCACCCGATTCGATGCTGTAACCATGATGCGACCTTCCCCTGCCGATTACGTCCTGATGTCCACCCCGATCGACCACGATTCACGATCGCGGATTGAGCCATTTCAGTCCCAACCCCCGAACCGATCGATGCCGTCTCCGATGCTCAAAGAAGATCTTTTTCCCGAATCGAACGGGGGTTTCGTCCCTGAAAACGGTTCAGCTAAATACGTTTCAGAAGATAAACCTGTCGCACCTCAGCCTCCAGAAGAAGAGCCAGAAGGATTTGTCCCGGTTCTGAAGAATCGGAATTTTCTCACGCTCTGGTCTGGACAAGTGTTTTCGCAACTCTCAGATAAGGTTTATCTAGTGTTGATGATTGCGCTGATTGCCAGTCGATTCCAGTCAGAAGGGCAGACGATCAGCGGTTGGGTGTCCTCGATCATGATTGCGTTTACGATTCCGGCAATTTTGTTTGGATCGATCGCGGGGGTGTATGTCGATCGCTGGTCGAAAAAAGGTGTTCTCGTTGCGACAAATCTACTCCGAGGAGCGCTCGTTTTCATTCTTCCGATCTTGCTTTGGCTGACAAAAGGATGGACAACGTTCGGCGGCTTGCCTGTTGGATTTTGCTTGCTCTTGGGTGTAACCTTTCTCGTTTCCACCTTGACCCAATTTTTCGCACCCGCAGAACAGTCGATCATGCCACTTGTGGTAGAGAAACGGCACTTACTTCCGGCGAATTCGCTCTATACGACGACCGCGATGGCATCGGTGATTATCGGGTTTGCGGTGGGTGAACCGTTGTTAGCGCTGGCGGATACGATCGCGAGTTGGTTCGGTGCAGGAACGGATTTCGGCAAAGAATTACTGGTCGGGGGCGGATATGTGATCGCTGGAGTCCTCTTGCTTTTGATGCGAACAGGCGAGAAGCAGCAAGACATTGCTCCCGAAGATCAGCCGCACGTCTGGGAAGATATCAAAGACGGATTGCGCTTTCTCAAAAAACATGCTCATGTCAGAGGTGCACTGATTCAGCTTGTGATTTTGTTCTCGATTTTTGCAGCGTTGGCAGTTTTAGCGGTTCGGCTGGCGGAAGTGATGCCTGAGATTAAATCCTCGCAGTTTGGATTTCTCTTAGCGGCAGGCGGCGTAGGAATGGCAGCAGGAGCCGCATTACTCGGAACATTTGGACAGCGATTTGCTCATGCTCGATTAGGAACGATCGGATCGATCGGCATGGCAGCTTGTCTAACCGGAATCGGCTTTTTCTACACGCATCTCTGGATCACATTGGCATTACTGACTTCATTAGGAGCGTTTGCGGCACTGATTGGAATTCCGATGCAAACCACGATTCAGCAAGAAACCCCAGAAGATATGCGCGGAAAAGTCTTTGGGCTTCAGAATAATGCTGTGAACATTGCATTATCGTTGCCGTTGGTGTTAGCTGGAGTTTCTGAAACGATTTTTGGGTTGAGGATTGTATTCTTGGCACTTGCGGCTTTGACGATCGCAGGGGGATCATTAACCTGGTATATTTCACATACCAATGATGACAATCAAGATGAAAAAGCTTAAGCGCTGAAGATATGTCGCTTCTATCACCTTGAGCTTTCCTTAACCCTTAGTTTCTATAACTAAACTCAAATGCACATCGCTTGGCTTGGCAAGAAAACGCCGTTTTGCGGCAACGTTACCTACAGTCGAGAAGTTACGAACGCCCTGTTAGATCGCGAACATCAAGTCAGCTTCTTCCACTTTGCACAGGAAGAAGCCGTTCCCGATAACTTTCCCGATCATAGAGAAATTCAAATTCCGTTCTTATATAAATCGCAGATCTATACCATTCCAACCTTAAAATCTGCCAAAGTTCTAGAACAAGCGCTTAGAAATCTGACTCCAAAACCGGATATTGTTCACGCTTCACTGACATTATCGCCGCTCGATTTTATGCTGCCTGAGATTTGTCAGGCGTTGAATTTGCCGCTAGTTGCAACTTTTCATCCAGCCTTCGATCGTAAACTCCGCAACATTACATCAGGGACGCAACACCTGATGTATCAACTGTATGCGCCCTCTTTGGCAAAATATGATCGAGTGATCATTTTCTCCAGAATCCAACGCGATTTACTCATCAAACTAGGCGTTCCAGCAGAAAAAATTGCGGTGATTCCGAACGGTGTTGATAATGAAAAATATTCACCCGGAGCATCATCGTTCAAAGCCCAATTAGGCGCAAAACGATCGTTTCTGTATCAAGGTCGAATCGCACCTGAAAAGAACGTCGAATCGTTGCTCAAGGCTTGGAAACAGGCAAACATGGGCGATGATTGCAAACTGGTGATTGTTGGAAATCACGGCACATTGGCGGCTTCATTGATTCCGTTCTACGGGGAAGAACATGGAATCAAATGGCTGGGATTTTTAGCAGATGAACGCGATCGTATTAACATTCTCCGCAGCACCGATGTTTTTATCTTGCCTTCGTTAGTGGAAGGATTGTCTCTTTCGCTTCTAGAAGCAATGGCGTGTGGCGTTGCGTGTGTTGCCACAGATGCGGGCGCAGATGGTGAAGTGCTCGAAGACGAAGCGGGAATTGTGCTGGAAACTCAGCGAGTCACTTCACAGCTTAGAGCCTTACTCCCACAACTTCGAGATCATGCGAGTTGGACGAAACTATTAGGAGAGAAAGCCAGACAGCGCGTAGAAGAGCGCTATACCTTGAGCAGTAATATTTCTCAGGTCGAAGCTCTCTATGAAGACTTGCTGAGAGAACATCGTTCTCGGCGGCGGGTTCCAGTCTTGAATCGGATTCCTTCAATTTGGCGATCGACTTCCTTCGACTTGCCACGTGGACGGTATCCGATCTCGATCGAATTGCCGAGCGATTAATCTTGTCCTGACTTAAGTGTTTCACCTTTTGATGGAGTCATTCTGTCCGTTATCCCGGTGAAATGAGAGCATCAACGACTAAAGTAATAGCAATCTTTTAAGGTGTTTTAAGTGATTTAACTTTGCTTGGACATTCGTAAAAAATAAGTTCAAAGCAGTGCTGCGTAGAGCGACTCTCTGCACGTAACTCTGAAGCTTTCAAAGGTTCTAACTTTAATCGTTTGTTGTACTCGTCAAAACACAAGACAGGGACGAAATAATGAATTGGTTTATCTCTGTAAAACAGTTTGAAGACCTCGCAACGGCTAGACCTGATCCGCCTTATGTCCTGTTATTCGTGGGCTTGTTTATTACTCTGACCTGTGCGATTCCCTTCGTAGTTCTAATTCGCCAACGAATTGATTATTGGGCTAAAAACCTTTCTGCTAGTTCCTTGCCTGTTCGAGGAGCAGTACAGGTTATTTTGCCATTCTCAGGCATGATGGGCGGAATCTGCATCTTTATTGCTTCTGCATTGGAAGTTTTTGGTGTTCCAGTTTTACCCGCCTTTTTCGTTGCCGTACTCCTTGTTTTATTGAGTAGCTATCTTGCTTGGTGGCAATTAGGTAGAGTCTTGAGTCAGAAAGCGGTACGCCGTCATTTGGATGAAGCTTCTGATTTTCCTTCTCACCAAAGTTGAGGAATTTTGATTAGATTATTCCTCAGTGTCCGCTTTTTCGGGTTTCAATAACGGGAACGCAATCACATCGCGAATACTTGCAGAATCGGTTAATAGCATCACTAATCGATCGATACCAATTCCCAAGCCTCCCGTTGGTGGCATTCCGTATTCTAAAGCGGTGAGAAAATCTTCATCGACTCCATGCGCTTCGAGATCTCCGGCAGCTTTTCGAGCAGATTGGGCTTCTAAGCGATCGCGTTGATCCAGCGGATCAGTCAACTCTGAAAAACTATTCGCGGTTTCCCGTCCAACGATGAACAGTTCAAAGCGTTCGACTAATCCAGGCTTCGATCGATGCGGTTTTGCCAATGGTGAAATCTCAACCGGATAATCTAGGATAAATGTCGGCTGGATCAAAGTTGTTTCAACGGTTTGTTCAAAAGCTTCATTGAGAAGTTTACCGATCGATGGACAGTCTTCAACGTCTTGAATGCCTGCTATTTTCGCCGCTTCTTTTGCTGCTTCTAAATCGGTGAACTGAGCAAAATCGATCCCCGTTTTTTCCTGCACAATGTCGTGCATTGTCACCCGTCGCCAAGGAGGAGTGAGGTCAACTTCTTCGCCCTGGTAGCTAATTTTCAGCGTTCCGAGAACTTTCTGCGCCACGTTTGCGATGATGGCTTCAGTGAGGTTCATCATGTCGTGATAGTCGGCGTAAGCTTGATAAAGCTCGATCGTTGTAAACTCCGGATTGTGCCGCGTCGAAATTCCTTCATTTCTGAAGATGCGACCGAGTTCAAACACTTTCTCAAATCCACCGACAATCAACCGCTTTAAGTGCAGTTCGGTTGCAATCCGCAGATAAAGCTGCATATCTAAAGTGTTGTGATACGTGATGAATGGACGCGCATCGGCTCCACCCGCTTCACTCATCAACACAGGCGTTTCAATTTCGATAAAGCCTTGTTCGTCCAAATAACGACGAATTCCGGCAGTAACCAATGCCCGTTTACGGAACGTATCGCGCACTTCAGGATTTACGATCAAATCTACGTACCGTTGACGATACCGTTTCGCGACATCCGTTAACCCATGCCACTTATCCGGCAATGGCAATAAGGATTTTGTTAAAAGTGTATATTCCTTGACATAGATTGATAATTCGCCTTTATCGGTGCGCTTGAGCGTTCCTTTCACACCCAAAAAATCACCCGCATCTGAAAGCTTATCAAGCTGTTTGAAGGCATTCTCACCCATGTGTTCTTGAATCCGCTTCTTTTCTAGATAAAGCTGAATCGTTCCGGTTTCATCCTGAATCGTGAAGAACGCCAACTTCCCTAAAAAGCGCCGGAGCATCACTCGACCTGCGATCGCAACTTCAGTCGGATCTTCCTCACCGTTCGGTAACTCCGCATATTTTTTCTGCAACTCTGCTGCTGAATGAGTCGATTCCCAGCGGTAGGCATAAGGATTGATCCCCAACTGTTTGAGTTGGTCAACTTTCTCGATGCGAGTTTGGCGGAGTTCGTCTGACATGAGTCGTAAGGGAGAGAATGCAGTCTCTCATTATAGGGGGTTTGCTGAAATTGCAGTGCGGATGACCTCGATTCACTTGACACGCTAAGATAGGCTTTGGTCTTATCACGCCACATAGGGTTGTCGCTGTGCTGAAAAGCCTGATTGCTGACTTCAAAATTATTTTCGATCGTGACCCTGCCGCCCGGAACTGGATGGAAGTGCTGTTCTGCTATCCAGGGCTGCAAGCTTTGATGTTTCATCGGTTCGCTCACTGGATGTTTAAAGTGGGGGTGCCATTTATGCCGAGATTTATTTCGCAGATTGCCCGATTTTTTACCGGAATTGAGATTCACCCTGGAGCCACGATCGGTCAAGGAGTCTTTATCGATCACGGCATGGGTGTGGTGATCGGAGAAACTGCGATCGTGGGAGATTATGCACTAATTTATCAAGGAGTCACGCTCGGCGGAACCGGAAAAGAATGTGGAAAACGACATCCAACTCTGGGCGAAAATGTCGTCGTCGGTGCGGGTGCGAAAGTTTTAGGAAACATTCAGCTTGGGAATAACGTGCGAATCGGAGCGGGATCAGTCGTGCTGCGCGATGTTCCGTCGGATTGTACCGTTGTCGGTGTTCCGGGTCGAATTGTATATCGCGCAGGGGAACGAGTTGATCCCTTAGAGCATGGACGATTGCCGGACTCTGAAGCGCAAGTGATTCGGGCATTAGTCGATCGAATTGAATCCTTAGAGCAACAGATCCAAATGCTGCAAACTCGTGAATCGTTGGCGGTTTGTTATGCGATGCCTGCTGTGGATTCTAAACCGGAACCTGTGGCAGAAGGGGAAGCGTGCCGATTGCGCGATCGCATCATCGACGAATTTTTGGACGGAGCCGGAATCTAAGCCTTTTGGACACGCCTCAAGAGGGAGGAAACTGCCTGCCTAGCTACGAACATGAAAGCAGAGCATCGCTCATCAATCTTTGTAGAAACAGGACAGTTTTATGTTCAGAAAGTATTTTATCGTAGCGATTTCTGCGATCGTGGGATTATGTTTTGCGATCGGAGGTTCGTTCTTTTCGCAGGTGAATGCTCAAACACCTAGAGTGCCCGCTGTCCCCGCTCAACAAGCGAATGCCGTTGATTTGGCGTTTGTGAATGAAGCGGCGCAGTTTGGAGAAGCAAATATCATGCTCGGTCAATTGGCACTGCAACGATCGCAAAATCAGTCAGTGCGTCAGTTTGCTCAAGCTGAAGTCGCAGAACAGCAGAATAATAAACAACAGTTAACGCGAATTGCTCCTCAACTCCGTGTAACCCTGCCAACGGTTCCAGGTCCGAAGTATCAGGCGCTCATGCAACGGTTCCGACAACTATCAGGAACACAGTTTGATAATGCTTATCTAGACGAGGGTGTTAATGCTCATCTAGAGGCTGCGTCTTTGTTCCAGCGTGAAGCAGCATTCGGTCGTAATCCTAGTTTGATTTCACTTGTGAATCAAGGATTGCCAATCATCAATCGGCACTTCACAATCGCAAGCCAATTAACGAACTATCGCTTTGCTCAAGTCCCCAGACGATACAACGAAGCAGCGGTTCCTTCTACGACTCCACGCGCTCAGTAAAATCGTAGAGTTCAAATTAAACCCGATCTTGAGATTGTCAAGATCGGGTTTTTATAGTACATTTTTTCTAGATTGAATCTGATTTCGTGGTGCATAATTCAGAAGCAATTTCACGATCGAACTTATGGCAAACTATCAGCAAATCGAGTATCGCATCGGTAAAGATGGCAAAGTCACAGAAACAGTGTTGAATGGTGCGGGTGAAAGTTGTACATTAGCGACCGAAGATTTAGAACGATCGCTGGGATCGATCGAGTCCCGTGATTTGTTGCCTGAGTATCACGACAATGCCGATAATTCTCTAACTGTGGAACAATCTCAAACGATTCAGCAGCAGGAGTGATATGGATTTGAGTGTTGTTGGATTGTCGCTCGGTTTAGTTGGACTTGGTGGCTTTTATTGGCGATCGACGAAAGCCGCTCAAGCGACAGAGGCAATATTGCGATCGAACATTGATGATCTCAAGCAAACTCAAAGTGATCTTGAACAAAAACTAGAAACTGCGATCGCAGATTGGCAAACGAGTCAGCGAGAGAAAGCGGTTTTGGAAGTTCAGATCGAGGAATTTAAACAACAGTGCGCGAGATTGCGATCGCAGTTAGAAACGCAATCCACTCAAACTCAACAAGATTCCGAAATCAAAGCATTCGAGCAGATTCAATCTTTGTTAACCCAATATCCGAGTGTTCGACGAATGGCAGAATCTAAACCAGATTTACCTGCTCGAAATTTGATCGGAATGTTTACTGCACTCGATAACTTGATGAAATTTTGGGGCTATCAAGCGATCGGGCAACCTTGGGAGCAAA contains:
- a CDS encoding MFS transporter, producing MMRPSPADYVLMSTPIDHDSRSRIEPFQSQPPNRSMPSPMLKEDLFPESNGGFVPENGSAKYVSEDKPVAPQPPEEEPEGFVPVLKNRNFLTLWSGQVFSQLSDKVYLVLMIALIASRFQSEGQTISGWVSSIMIAFTIPAILFGSIAGVYVDRWSKKGVLVATNLLRGALVFILPILLWLTKGWTTFGGLPVGFCLLLGVTFLVSTLTQFFAPAEQSIMPLVVEKRHLLPANSLYTTTAMASVIIGFAVGEPLLALADTIASWFGAGTDFGKELLVGGGYVIAGVLLLLMRTGEKQQDIAPEDQPHVWEDIKDGLRFLKKHAHVRGALIQLVILFSIFAALAVLAVRLAEVMPEIKSSQFGFLLAAGGVGMAAGAALLGTFGQRFAHARLGTIGSIGMAACLTGIGFFYTHLWITLALLTSLGAFAALIGIPMQTTIQQETPEDMRGKVFGLQNNAVNIALSLPLVLAGVSETIFGLRIVFLALAALTIAGGSLTWYISHTNDDNQDEKA
- the recO gene encoding DNA repair protein RecO codes for the protein MSRTYKAIGINLKAMPLGEADRIVTILTKEFGLLRAVAMGARKQNSKLGGRSGLFVVNELLMAKGRSLDKITQAETLESYPGLARNLKKLTAGQYLAELTLQQALSEQPQEELFYLLNEHLGRIEQCDDAEVLPRLIHAVYQLLVVAGIAPQVHQCSVTGAVIQPDFENPDVQAGFSSAIGGVVKLEELDRMVEEQSPAYRVQSPVGEYRVANVQTVRKSRPALNVPLHAPELAALQHLPQAEPPTPDQHPISVWLTLEKLLRQYAQYHFDQPIRSAALIESCFAPDSML
- the cysE gene encoding serine O-acetyltransferase; protein product: MLKSLIADFKIIFDRDPAARNWMEVLFCYPGLQALMFHRFAHWMFKVGVPFMPRFISQIARFFTGIEIHPGATIGQGVFIDHGMGVVIGETAIVGDYALIYQGVTLGGTGKECGKRHPTLGENVVVGAGAKVLGNIQLGNNVRIGAGSVVLRDVPSDCTVVGVPGRIVYRAGERVDPLEHGRLPDSEAQVIRALVDRIESLEQQIQMLQTRESLAVCYAMPAVDSKPEPVAEGEACRLRDRIIDEFLDGAGI
- a CDS encoding glycosyltransferase family 4 protein, with the protein product MHIAWLGKKTPFCGNVTYSREVTNALLDREHQVSFFHFAQEEAVPDNFPDHREIQIPFLYKSQIYTIPTLKSAKVLEQALRNLTPKPDIVHASLTLSPLDFMLPEICQALNLPLVATFHPAFDRKLRNITSGTQHLMYQLYAPSLAKYDRVIIFSRIQRDLLIKLGVPAEKIAVIPNGVDNEKYSPGASSFKAQLGAKRSFLYQGRIAPEKNVESLLKAWKQANMGDDCKLVIVGNHGTLAASLIPFYGEEHGIKWLGFLADERDRINILRSTDVFILPSLVEGLSLSLLEAMACGVACVATDAGADGEVLEDEAGIVLETQRVTSQLRALLPQLRDHASWTKLLGEKARQRVEERYTLSSNISQVEALYEDLLREHRSRRRVPVLNRIPSIWRSTSFDLPRGRYPISIELPSD
- a CDS encoding site-specific DNA-methyltransferase: MTNIKKGKAPRNRSLELTELDRQRLRPKLISLSRVISYSPTGTIQADSLSIASLLPDRFVDLLILDPPYNLSKNFNGLKFERRSVEAYSEWLETAIAAFKPLLKPTASIYICGDWLSSASIFAVASNHFIVRNRITWEREKGRGAKANWKNSSEDIWFCTVSNEYTFNLDAVKLRRRVLAPYRTIDQFPKDWEATDQGNFRDTHPSNFWTDITIPFWSMPENTEHPTQKSEKLIAKLILASSNPGDFVLDPFVGSGTTSVVAKKLDRHYLGIDLNEEYCLLTERRLELAEVDRKIQGWSDGVFWERNTLAAQQKTQPF
- the lysS gene encoding lysine--tRNA ligase is translated as MSDELRQTRIEKVDQLKQLGINPYAYRWESTHSAAELQKKYAELPNGEEDPTEVAIAGRVMLRRFLGKLAFFTIQDETGTIQLYLEKKRIQEHMGENAFKQLDKLSDAGDFLGVKGTLKRTDKGELSIYVKEYTLLTKSLLPLPDKWHGLTDVAKRYRQRYVDLIVNPEVRDTFRKRALVTAGIRRYLDEQGFIEIETPVLMSEAGGADARPFITYHNTLDMQLYLRIATELHLKRLIVGGFEKVFELGRIFRNEGISTRHNPEFTTIELYQAYADYHDMMNLTEAIIANVAQKVLGTLKISYQGEEVDLTPPWRRVTMHDIVQEKTGIDFAQFTDLEAAKEAAKIAGIQDVEDCPSIGKLLNEAFEQTVETTLIQPTFILDYPVEISPLAKPHRSKPGLVERFELFIVGRETANSFSELTDPLDQRDRLEAQSARKAAGDLEAHGVDEDFLTALEYGMPPTGGLGIGIDRLVMLLTDSASIRDVIAFPLLKPEKADTEE
- the deoC gene encoding deoxyribose-phosphate aldolase; the encoded protein is MPFAEKSFMSQPYPEIDIAAFIDHSLLTPIATPVQVEQWCEEADRYRFASVCVLPIHVKQAVNLLHNKQPKVSTVIGFPLGANTSIVKRYEAEEAVENGATELDIVINLSWLKTGNLDALHREIAEIRESTGCPIKAILEMALLTEEEKRIAAQVCMEAGAAFLKTSTGWNKGATVADVRLLKEIARDRVGIKASGGIRTAQQALDLIVAGATRLGTSRGVELLRQRDTLEETPSNESA
- a CDS encoding PIN domain-containing protein is translated as MRILLDTNVVLDFLLQREPFFQNANQIFEAIRARQIVGYVTATTLTNIFYIARRQTRDIEQARRAVSVTLRVTVICLVDRAILEAAFASGLTDFEDAVQIACAIAQDLDGILTRDRQDFNSSPVPIFSTEDLLQRLNP
- a CDS encoding DUF4142 domain-containing protein, encoding MFRKYFIVAISAIVGLCFAIGGSFFSQVNAQTPRVPAVPAQQANAVDLAFVNEAAQFGEANIMLGQLALQRSQNQSVRQFAQAEVAEQQNNKQQLTRIAPQLRVTLPTVPGPKYQALMQRFRQLSGTQFDNAYLDEGVNAHLEAASLFQREAAFGRNPSLISLVNQGLPIINRHFTIASQLTNYRFAQVPRRYNEAAVPSTTPRAQ
- a CDS encoding DUF2997 domain-containing protein is translated as MANYQQIEYRIGKDGKVTETVLNGAGESCTLATEDLERSLGSIESRDLLPEYHDNADNSLTVEQSQTIQQQE